The Micromonospora krabiensis genome window below encodes:
- a CDS encoding ABC transporter substrate-binding protein: MKRRRILATVAVLAAGAGLVGCSSSDDGGSDASNCTNTITKQNVPVVTMWGWYPNMQLVVDNFNKQHDDVQVCWTNVGQGSDEYDKFQTAISAGTGAPDVIMIEADRIPTFQIQNALVDIKQYGYDAVKANYSDGAWKDVSVGDAVYGVPVDGGPVAMIYRKDIFDKYKITPPKTWAEYEQAAQKVKDAGGPLFGDLGANVSALTMALQIQKGATPFTYDPAQPKSIGVKLNDQASKDVLDYWGGLAKKGLVGTQDQFTPEYISGVINGNYATYISAAWAPGYLTGAGVGKGQDTGKFAVAPLPQWDPANPVQVNWGGSAFSVTKQAKKPELAAKVAYGLYADKESLTDGWTNQIIFPLNLTALKDPAFIDLKVAFFDGQQANKEVYVPAADAYKGVSYAPFGQYYLDAMTEQVSEVIKGSITGSQAADRLQEDVAKYAKEQGFTVQ, from the coding sequence ATGAAGAGAAGACGCATACTCGCCACGGTGGCCGTGCTCGCGGCCGGGGCCGGTCTCGTCGGCTGCTCGTCGTCGGACGACGGCGGAAGCGACGCCAGCAACTGCACGAACACCATCACCAAACAGAACGTGCCGGTCGTGACGATGTGGGGCTGGTACCCCAACATGCAGCTCGTCGTCGACAACTTCAACAAGCAGCACGACGACGTGCAGGTCTGCTGGACCAACGTCGGCCAGGGCAGTGACGAGTACGACAAGTTCCAGACGGCCATCTCGGCCGGCACCGGGGCACCCGACGTGATCATGATCGAGGCGGACCGGATCCCGACGTTCCAGATCCAGAACGCGCTCGTCGACATCAAGCAGTACGGGTACGACGCGGTCAAGGCCAACTACAGCGACGGCGCCTGGAAGGACGTGTCGGTCGGCGACGCGGTCTACGGCGTGCCGGTCGACGGCGGCCCGGTGGCGATGATCTACCGCAAGGACATCTTCGACAAGTACAAGATCACGCCGCCGAAGACCTGGGCCGAGTACGAGCAGGCCGCGCAGAAGGTGAAGGACGCAGGCGGCCCGCTCTTCGGGGACCTCGGCGCGAACGTCTCGGCGCTCACGATGGCGCTGCAGATCCAGAAGGGCGCCACGCCCTTCACCTACGATCCGGCGCAGCCGAAGTCGATCGGCGTCAAGCTCAACGACCAGGCCTCCAAGGACGTGCTGGACTACTGGGGCGGCCTCGCCAAGAAGGGCCTGGTCGGGACGCAGGACCAGTTCACCCCGGAGTACATCTCCGGCGTGATCAACGGCAACTACGCGACGTACATCTCCGCGGCGTGGGCGCCCGGCTACCTCACCGGCGCGGGCGTCGGCAAGGGGCAGGACACCGGCAAGTTCGCGGTGGCGCCGCTGCCGCAGTGGGACCCGGCCAACCCGGTGCAGGTCAACTGGGGTGGCTCGGCGTTCTCGGTGACCAAGCAGGCGAAGAAGCCGGAGTTGGCCGCGAAGGTCGCCTACGGGCTCTACGCCGACAAGGAGTCGCTCACCGACGGCTGGACCAACCAGATCATCTTCCCGTTGAACCTCACGGCGCTCAAGGACCCCGCGTTCATCGACCTGAAGGTGGCGTTCTTCGACGGCCAGCAGGCGAACAAGGAGGTCTACGTCCCGGCCGCCGACGCCTACAAGGGTGTCTCCTACGCCCCCTTCGGTCAGTACTACCTCGACGCGATGACCGAGCAGGTCAGCGAGGTCATCAAGGGGTCCATCACCGGGTCTCAGGCGGCCGACCGGCTGCAGGAGGACGTGGCGAAGTACGCCAAGGAACAAGGTTTCACCGTTCAGTGA